From a region of the Synechococcus sp. RS9916 genome:
- a CDS encoding tetratricopeptide repeat protein — MTRLWALVLVLLMAWGAVPRPVFATPGLDQALFDQALQASRNGDIAEALPLWNRYLDAHPGDAAALSNRGNVRLVLGDAEGAIRDQSRSLELSPDEIDPHLNRGTAEEALQQWDAAAADYDWILERDPAEASALYNLGNVRGSQQDWTMAADLYNHAALARPGFAMARSSEAMARYQLEQFEQAERELRNLIRRYPMFADARAGLSALLWKQGQGGEAESHWAAASGLDPRYRQADWLLSVRRWPPGPTADLMAFLDLKS, encoded by the coding sequence ATGACGCGTCTGTGGGCTCTTGTGCTGGTGCTGCTCATGGCCTGGGGTGCGGTTCCTCGCCCTGTCTTCGCGACGCCTGGACTCGATCAGGCCCTGTTTGACCAAGCCCTTCAGGCCAGCCGCAACGGTGACATCGCCGAAGCACTGCCGCTTTGGAATCGGTATCTCGATGCTCATCCAGGTGATGCAGCGGCCCTGAGCAACCGCGGCAATGTGCGCCTGGTGTTGGGGGATGCCGAGGGAGCGATCCGTGATCAGAGCCGCTCGCTCGAGCTGTCACCAGACGAGATTGATCCCCATCTGAACCGCGGAACGGCGGAGGAAGCGCTGCAGCAATGGGATGCAGCGGCTGCCGATTACGACTGGATCCTGGAGCGCGATCCCGCTGAAGCGTCCGCCCTCTACAACCTCGGCAATGTGCGTGGATCCCAGCAAGACTGGACGATGGCTGCTGATCTCTACAACCATGCCGCCCTGGCCAGACCAGGATTTGCCATGGCCCGTTCCAGCGAAGCGATGGCGCGCTACCAACTGGAGCAGTTCGAGCAGGCTGAACGGGAGTTGCGCAATCTGATCCGCCGCTATCCGATGTTTGCTGATGCCCGTGCCGGTTTGAGTGCGCTGCTGTGGAAACAGGGCCAGGGGGGAGAAGCGGAAAGTCATTGGGCCGCGGCATCGGGTCTCGACCCTCGCTATCGCCAGGCCGACTGGCTGCTGTCGGTGCGGCGCTGGCCGCCTGGTCCCACCGCCGACCTGATGGCGTTTCTGGATCTGAAGTCTTGA
- a CDS encoding amidohydrolase — protein MSVTPCWQPALERDLPGLLELRRHLHAHPELSGEEHQTAALVAGELRQQGWQVREAVGRTGVVADLGPVQGARVGLRVDMDALPVEEHTDLPYASRRQGVMHACGHDLHTCIGLGVARMLAVQHAETPLQRGVRLLFQPAEELATGARWMRDDGALDGLSALYGVHVFPSLMVGTVGVRSGSLTAAAGELSIEVIGEGGHGARPHQSVDAIWIASRVVTGLQEAISRRLDALHPVVVSFGRIEGGRAFNVIADRVSLLGTLRCLDGELHERLPGWIEETVKAICASFGATAEVRYRCIAPPVLNDPALTELLERCAIDELGKAQVLRLDQPSLGAEDFAELVQTIPGSMFRLGVAGPEGCAPLHNGRFCPDEASLGVGIRVLTATLLAWMGEPAQEPSS, from the coding sequence ATGAGCGTCACGCCCTGCTGGCAACCGGCTCTGGAGAGGGATTTGCCCGGTTTGCTGGAGCTCCGCCGCCATCTGCATGCCCACCCTGAGCTCAGCGGTGAGGAGCACCAGACTGCAGCGCTGGTGGCCGGAGAACTGCGCCAGCAAGGGTGGCAGGTCCGGGAAGCGGTGGGCCGTACGGGCGTGGTGGCGGATCTTGGCCCTGTGCAAGGGGCCCGCGTTGGTCTTCGGGTGGACATGGATGCCCTGCCGGTGGAGGAGCACACCGATCTGCCCTACGCCTCCCGTCGTCAGGGGGTGATGCATGCCTGTGGTCATGACCTGCACACCTGCATCGGTCTCGGAGTGGCCCGGATGCTGGCGGTGCAGCATGCCGAGACTCCCCTGCAGCGCGGCGTGCGGCTGTTGTTCCAGCCGGCCGAAGAGCTGGCAACGGGTGCTCGCTGGATGCGTGACGACGGTGCTCTGGACGGTCTCAGCGCTCTCTATGGGGTGCATGTCTTCCCGTCGCTGATGGTGGGCACCGTGGGAGTGCGCAGCGGCAGCCTCACGGCTGCGGCGGGCGAGTTGTCGATTGAGGTGATTGGTGAGGGAGGCCATGGGGCCCGGCCCCATCAGTCGGTGGATGCGATCTGGATTGCATCCCGCGTGGTCACGGGGCTGCAGGAAGCGATCAGCCGCCGGCTGGATGCCCTTCACCCGGTGGTGGTGAGCTTCGGGCGCATTGAAGGAGGTCGCGCGTTCAACGTGATTGCTGATCGGGTTTCGTTGCTGGGCACCCTGCGCTGCCTCGATGGCGAGCTGCATGAACGCCTGCCGGGCTGGATTGAGGAGACCGTGAAGGCGATCTGCGCCAGCTTCGGGGCCACCGCTGAGGTCCGCTACCGCTGCATCGCGCCACCGGTGCTCAACGATCCCGCCCTGACCGAGCTGTTGGAGCGTTGCGCCATCGACGAGCTGGGGAAGGCTCAGGTGTTGCGGCTCGATCAACCGTCCCTGGGTGCCGAGGATTTCGCCGAACTGGTCCAGACCATTCCCGGCAGCATGTTCCGCCTTGGAGTCGCAGGGCCTGAGGGTTGTGCACCGCTGCATAACGGTCGCTTTTGCCCGGATGAAGCCAGCCTGGGGGTGGGCATTCGGGTGCTCACGGCCACCTTGTTGGCGTGGATGGGGGAGCCGGCCCAGGAGCCATCGTCATGA
- a CDS encoding DUF3188 domain-containing protein, whose amino-acid sequence MSRPRYPVGHVWLSLAAPLLTVLGLVALLQRQGNDRLQALPAILVGIGLVISAVVGRRRRRRRLLLALRSTATERPDSQPPR is encoded by the coding sequence ATGAGCCGGCCGCGCTACCCCGTCGGTCATGTTTGGTTGTCGTTGGCTGCGCCGCTGCTCACCGTGCTGGGCCTGGTGGCGTTGCTGCAGCGCCAGGGCAACGATCGGCTTCAGGCTTTGCCTGCCATCCTGGTGGGCATCGGTCTGGTGATCAGTGCGGTGGTGGGTCGCCGCCGGCGCCGCCGCCGCTTGCTGCTGGCCCTGCGCAGCACGGCGACCGAGCGTCCCGACTCTCAGCCCCCGCGATGA
- a CDS encoding HEAT repeat domain-containing protein — protein MTSMPESQPLPDPEALREAIGSGDPMRALPSLARLREFPSTDDDALVVPLLILGSEQSAFVVRSLSCSGLGMRRNEQGWAVLTRLVSADEDANVRAEAANALASFGVERSWTLLRERFVVDDAWLVRCSILSAFAEDPSINPAWLLDLAQLAINDGDGTVRVGGAEILGRLVHDSAPQAAEARALLQELQRDGDHRVVAAALNGLQS, from the coding sequence ATGACCTCCATGCCCGAGTCCCAGCCGTTGCCTGACCCTGAGGCGCTGAGGGAAGCGATTGGTTCAGGGGATCCCATGCGGGCCTTGCCGTCCCTGGCTCGGCTGCGGGAATTCCCATCCACCGACGATGACGCCTTGGTGGTGCCCTTGTTGATCTTGGGCAGTGAGCAGTCAGCCTTTGTGGTGCGCTCCCTCAGTTGCAGTGGTCTGGGCATGCGCCGCAATGAGCAGGGTTGGGCTGTGTTGACCCGGTTGGTGTCTGCGGATGAGGACGCCAATGTGCGCGCGGAAGCCGCCAATGCCCTGGCCAGTTTTGGGGTGGAGCGCTCCTGGACCTTGCTGCGCGAGCGCTTTGTCGTTGATGACGCCTGGCTGGTGCGCTGCAGCATCCTGTCGGCCTTCGCCGAGGACCCGTCGATCAACCCGGCCTGGTTGTTGGACCTGGCGCAGCTGGCGATCAACGATGGCGATGGCACCGTTCGGGTGGGTGGCGCTGAAATCCTGGGGCGCCTGGTCCATGACAGCGCTCCCCAGGCGGCCGAGGCCCGCGCTTTGCTGCAGGAGTTGCAGCGGGACGGGGATCACCGGGTGGTGGCTGCTGCCCTGAATGGGTTGCAGAGCTGA
- the thiC gene encoding phosphomethylpyrimidine synthase ThiC, whose protein sequence is MRASWVSARKGQANVSQMHYARQGLITEEMAHVAKRENLPESLIMEEVARGRMIIPANINHTNLEPMAIGIASKCKVNANIGASPNASDAAEEVKKLQLAVKYGADTVMDLSTGGVNLDEVRTAIINASPVPIGTVPVYQALESVHGSIERLSEDDFLHIIEKHCQQGVDYQTIHAGLLIEHLPKVKGRITGIVSRGGGILAQWMLYHHKQNPLYTRFDDICEIFKRYDCTFSLGDSLRPGCQHDASDAAQLAELHTLGELTRRAWQHDVQVMVEGPGHVPLDQIEFNVKKQMEECSEAPFYVLGPLVTDIAPGYDHITSAIGAAMAGWHGTAMLCYVTPKEHLGLPNADDVREGLIAYKIAAHAADIARHRPGARDRDDELSRARYNFDWNKQFELSLDPERAKEYHDETLPADIYKQAEFCSMCGPKHCPMQTKITDADLEGLEDVLKAQGAAEFTAVKQDKA, encoded by the coding sequence ATGCGTGCTTCCTGGGTGTCGGCTCGAAAGGGTCAGGCCAATGTGTCCCAGATGCATTACGCCCGTCAGGGCCTGATTACCGAGGAAATGGCCCATGTGGCCAAGCGCGAGAACCTCCCTGAGTCGCTGATCATGGAGGAGGTTGCTCGGGGACGGATGATCATCCCCGCCAACATCAACCACACCAACCTGGAGCCGATGGCGATCGGCATTGCCAGCAAGTGCAAGGTGAACGCCAACATCGGTGCGTCGCCCAATGCGTCCGATGCAGCTGAGGAAGTCAAGAAGCTGCAGCTGGCCGTCAAATACGGTGCCGACACCGTGATGGATCTCTCCACCGGTGGCGTCAACCTCGATGAGGTGCGCACGGCGATCATCAATGCGTCCCCTGTGCCCATCGGCACGGTGCCCGTCTATCAGGCCCTTGAGAGCGTGCATGGCTCGATTGAGCGCCTCTCGGAAGACGACTTCCTGCACATCATCGAGAAGCACTGCCAGCAAGGCGTCGATTATCAGACCATCCACGCGGGTCTGCTGATTGAGCACCTGCCCAAGGTGAAGGGCCGCATCACCGGCATTGTGAGCCGGGGTGGCGGCATCCTGGCTCAGTGGATGCTGTATCACCACAAGCAGAACCCGCTGTACACGCGCTTCGACGACATCTGCGAGATCTTCAAGCGCTACGACTGCACCTTCTCGCTGGGTGACTCCCTGCGCCCTGGTTGTCAGCATGATGCTTCGGACGCTGCCCAGTTGGCCGAATTGCACACCCTCGGGGAACTGACCCGTCGCGCTTGGCAGCACGACGTGCAGGTGATGGTGGAAGGTCCGGGTCACGTGCCCCTCGATCAGATCGAGTTCAACGTCAAGAAGCAGATGGAGGAGTGCAGCGAGGCACCCTTCTATGTGCTCGGTCCTTTGGTCACCGATATCGCCCCGGGTTATGACCACATCACCTCAGCGATTGGTGCGGCCATGGCCGGTTGGCACGGCACCGCGATGCTCTGCTACGTGACCCCCAAGGAGCACCTCGGTCTGCCCAATGCAGACGACGTGCGTGAAGGCTTGATCGCGTACAAAATCGCGGCCCATGCCGCAGACATTGCTCGTCACCGTCCTGGTGCACGCGATCGCGATGATGAGCTCAGCCGTGCCCGTTACAACTTCGACTGGAACAAGCAGTTCGAGTTGTCCTTGGATCCCGAGCGAGCCAAGGAATATCACGACGAAACCCTGCCGGCTGACATCTACAAGCAGGCCGAGTTCTGCTCCATGTGCGGACCCAAGCACTGCCCGATGCAGACCAAGATCACCGATGCCGATCTTGAAGGCCTCGAGGATGTGCTCAAGGCCCAGGGTGCCGCTGAGTTCACTGCGGTGAAGCAGGACAAGGCTTGA
- the tkt gene encoding transketolase, which yields MVAAPASIDTLCVNSIRMLAVDAINKSKSGHPGLPMGCAPMGYALWDKFLKHNPKNPKWFNRDRFVLSAGHGCMLLYALLHLTGYDSVTIDDIKTFRQWGSKAPGHPETFETPGVEVTTGPLGAGISNAVGLAIAEAHLAAKFNKPDANLVDHYTYVVMGDGCNQEGVSSEAASLAGHLKLGKLIALYDDNNITIDGRTDVSFTEDVLKRYEAYGWHVQHVADGNTDVDAIAKAIEAAKAVTDKPSIIKVTTTIGYGSPNKSDTAGVHGAPLGDDETALTRQQLNWNYGPFEVPQEAYDQFRQAIERGASLEAEWNQTLATYRTQYPAEAALFERMLRGELPEGWDKDLPTYTPEDGGLATRKHSQICLGALGPNLPELIGGSADLTHSNYTDIKGETGSFQADSPDKRYLHFGVREHAMAAILNGIAYHNSGLIPYGGTFLVFADYMRGSMRLSALSELGVIYVLTHDSIGVGEDGPTHQPIETIPSLRAMPNMLVFRPGDGNETSGSYKLAIENRKRPSALCLSRQGMVNQANSSIEKVAFGGYILEDCEGTPELILIGTGTELDLCVQAAKQLSAEGKKVRVVSMPCVELFDEQSDAYKEQVLPSAVRKRIVVEAAEAFGWHRFIGLDGDSVTMNRFGASAPGGVCMEKFGFTVDNVVAKSKALLG from the coding sequence ATGGTCGCCGCGCCCGCATCCATCGACACGCTCTGCGTCAACAGCATCCGCATGCTGGCCGTTGACGCCATCAACAAGTCCAAGAGCGGCCACCCCGGCCTCCCGATGGGCTGCGCACCCATGGGCTACGCGCTGTGGGACAAGTTCCTGAAGCACAACCCCAAGAACCCCAAGTGGTTCAACCGTGACCGCTTCGTGCTGTCGGCCGGCCATGGCTGCATGCTGCTGTACGCACTGCTCCACCTCACCGGGTACGACTCGGTGACCATCGACGACATCAAGACCTTCCGCCAGTGGGGCTCCAAGGCACCCGGTCACCCCGAAACCTTTGAGACACCTGGTGTCGAAGTGACTACCGGCCCTCTCGGCGCTGGCATCTCCAACGCCGTTGGTCTGGCTATCGCTGAAGCCCACCTGGCCGCCAAGTTCAACAAGCCCGACGCCAACCTCGTCGACCACTACACGTATGTGGTGATGGGTGACGGCTGCAACCAAGAAGGTGTGTCGTCGGAAGCTGCCTCCCTCGCTGGTCACCTGAAGCTGGGCAAGCTGATCGCCCTCTACGACGACAACAACATCACCATTGATGGGCGCACCGACGTCTCCTTTACCGAGGACGTTCTCAAGCGCTACGAGGCCTATGGCTGGCATGTTCAGCACGTGGCCGATGGCAACACTGATGTAGATGCCATCGCCAAGGCGATTGAGGCCGCCAAGGCTGTCACCGACAAGCCTTCGATCATCAAGGTGACCACCACCATCGGCTACGGCTCCCCCAACAAGAGCGACACCGCCGGTGTGCACGGTGCTCCTCTGGGTGATGACGAAACCGCTCTGACCCGTCAGCAGCTCAACTGGAACTACGGCCCCTTCGAGGTGCCCCAGGAGGCCTACGACCAGTTCCGCCAAGCCATCGAGCGCGGCGCCAGCCTCGAGGCCGAGTGGAACCAGACCCTGGCCACCTACCGCACGCAGTACCCCGCTGAAGCAGCACTGTTCGAGCGCATGCTGCGCGGCGAACTGCCTGAGGGCTGGGACAAGGATCTCCCCACCTACACCCCTGAAGATGGCGGCTTAGCCACTCGTAAGCACTCCCAGATCTGTCTGGGTGCTCTGGGCCCCAACCTGCCCGAACTGATTGGCGGCTCCGCTGACCTCACCCACTCCAACTACACCGACATCAAGGGCGAGACCGGTTCCTTCCAGGCCGACAGCCCCGACAAGCGCTATCTGCACTTCGGTGTGCGCGAGCACGCCATGGCCGCGATCCTCAACGGCATCGCGTACCACAACAGCGGTCTGATCCCCTACGGCGGCACGTTCCTGGTCTTCGCCGATTACATGCGCGGCTCCATGCGCCTCTCGGCGCTGAGCGAACTGGGCGTGATCTACGTGCTCACCCACGACTCCATCGGCGTGGGCGAAGACGGCCCCACCCACCAGCCGATCGAGACCATCCCCTCCCTACGGGCGATGCCCAACATGCTGGTGTTCCGCCCGGGCGACGGCAACGAAACCAGCGGTTCCTACAAGCTGGCGATTGAGAACCGCAAACGCCCCAGCGCTCTGTGCCTCAGCCGTCAGGGAATGGTCAACCAGGCCAACTCCTCGATCGAGAAAGTGGCCTTCGGCGGCTACATCCTCGAAGACTGCGAGGGCACCCCTGAGCTGATCCTGATCGGTACCGGCACCGAACTCGACCTCTGCGTCCAGGCTGCCAAGCAGCTGAGCGCTGAAGGCAAGAAAGTGCGCGTGGTGTCCATGCCCTGTGTGGAGCTGTTCGACGAGCAAAGCGACGCCTACAAGGAGCAGGTGCTCCCCTCCGCCGTGCGCAAGCGCATCGTGGTGGAAGCAGCAGAAGCCTTCGGTTGGCACCGTTTCATCGGCCTCGATGGCGACAGCGTGACCATGAACCGCTTTGGTGCTTCCGCCCCCGGCGGCGTCTGCATGGAGAAGTTTGGCTTCACTGTCGACAACGTGGTGGCCAAGTCCAAGGCACTGCTGGGCTGA
- the fabF gene encoding beta-ketoacyl-ACP synthase II: MVEGLQRVVVTGLGAVTPIGNTVSDYWDGLSSGRNGVAGITLFDASAHACRFAAEVKDFDPTGFLEAKEAKRWDRFCKFGVVAAKQAVADAGLAITDANADRIGVSIGSGVGGLLTMETQAHVLEGKGPGRVSPFTVPMMIPNMATGLAAIALGAKGPSSAVATACAAGSNAIGDAFRLLQLGKADVMVCGGAESAITPLGVAGFASAKALSFRNDDPATASRPFDKERDGFVIGEGAGVLVLETLAHAEARGATILAEVVGYGTTCDAHHITAPTPGGVGGAAAIRLALEDGQISADSVDYVNAHGTSTPANDKNETSAIKSALGSRALEIAVSSTKSMTGHLLGGSGGIEAVACVLALQNGVVPPTINHSNPDPDCDLDVVPNQARELKLGTVLSNSFGFGGHNVCLAFRRMA; this comes from the coding sequence ATGGTGGAGGGTCTTCAACGCGTCGTGGTCACCGGCCTCGGCGCGGTGACACCAATTGGCAATACCGTCTCCGACTACTGGGACGGTCTCAGCTCAGGTCGCAATGGCGTCGCAGGAATCACCCTGTTTGATGCCTCTGCCCACGCCTGTCGCTTCGCCGCAGAGGTCAAGGATTTTGACCCCACTGGCTTTCTCGAAGCCAAGGAAGCGAAACGCTGGGATCGGTTTTGCAAGTTCGGTGTCGTTGCGGCCAAGCAAGCCGTGGCCGATGCCGGGCTAGCGATCACCGACGCCAACGCGGATCGCATCGGCGTCAGCATCGGTTCCGGCGTGGGTGGCTTGCTCACCATGGAGACCCAAGCCCACGTGCTGGAAGGCAAAGGCCCTGGACGGGTGAGCCCGTTCACGGTGCCGATGATGATCCCGAACATGGCCACAGGCCTCGCGGCGATTGCTTTGGGTGCCAAAGGCCCCAGTTCAGCTGTGGCCACCGCCTGCGCTGCCGGCTCCAATGCCATCGGCGATGCATTCCGACTGCTGCAGTTGGGCAAAGCTGACGTGATGGTCTGCGGCGGAGCCGAATCCGCCATCACGCCTCTTGGCGTTGCCGGTTTTGCCAGTGCCAAGGCCCTGTCATTCCGCAACGACGACCCTGCCACCGCAAGCCGTCCGTTCGACAAGGAGCGCGATGGATTTGTGATCGGCGAGGGCGCCGGTGTGCTCGTGCTCGAGACCCTGGCCCATGCGGAAGCCCGTGGCGCCACGATCTTGGCCGAAGTGGTCGGCTACGGCACCACCTGCGATGCGCACCACATCACCGCACCAACACCAGGGGGTGTTGGTGGCGCCGCCGCCATTCGCCTCGCCCTCGAGGACGGCCAGATCAGTGCTGACAGCGTCGACTACGTCAACGCCCACGGCACCAGTACCCCCGCCAACGACAAGAACGAAACCTCTGCTATCAAGAGCGCCCTCGGATCCAGGGCCTTGGAGATTGCAGTCAGTTCGACCAAGTCGATGACCGGTCACCTCTTGGGTGGTTCTGGCGGCATTGAAGCTGTGGCCTGTGTTCTGGCTCTGCAGAACGGCGTCGTGCCTCCCACCATCAACCACAGCAATCCCGATCCCGACTGTGATCTGGATGTCGTGCCCAACCAGGCCCGTGAGCTCAAACTGGGCACTGTGCTGTCCAACTCCTTCGGCTTCGGCGGCCACAACGTCTGCCTCGCCTTCCGTCGCATGGCCTGA
- the acpP gene encoding acyl carrier protein codes for MSQEAILEKVRSIVAEQLSVDAGEVKPESNFQNDLGADSLDTVELVMALEEAFDIEIPDEAAEGITTVGDAVKYIEDKQA; via the coding sequence ATGTCCCAGGAAGCGATCCTCGAAAAAGTCCGTTCGATCGTGGCGGAGCAGCTCAGCGTCGACGCCGGCGAGGTCAAGCCGGAGTCCAACTTCCAGAACGATCTGGGCGCTGACTCCCTCGACACCGTTGAACTGGTGATGGCCCTGGAAGAGGCCTTCGACATCGAAATCCCCGATGAGGCCGCTGAGGGCATCACCACCGTCGGTGACGCCGTCAAGTACATCGAAGACAAGCAGGCCTGA
- the psaC gene encoding photosystem I iron-sulfur center protein PsaC: MSHAVKIYDTCIGCTQCVRACPLDVLEMVPWDGCKAGQIASSPRTEDCVGCKRCETACPTDFLSIRVYLGDETSRSMGLAY, from the coding sequence ATGTCCCACGCCGTCAAGATCTACGACACCTGCATCGGCTGCACTCAGTGCGTGCGTGCCTGCCCTCTCGATGTGCTCGAGATGGTTCCTTGGGACGGTTGCAAGGCCGGTCAGATCGCTTCGTCTCCCCGCACTGAAGATTGTGTCGGTTGCAAGCGCTGTGAAACAGCTTGCCCGACCGATTTCCTCTCGATTCGCGTCTATCTCGGCGACGAAACCAGCCGCAGCATGGGTCTCGCATACTGA
- the glmS gene encoding glutamine--fructose-6-phosphate transaminase (isomerizing) — MCGIVAVIGSREASPLLLEGLRQLEYRGYDSAGVATVEHGALHCVRAKGKLVNLTARVDQDGAPGHCGIGHTRWATHGKPEEHNAHPHRNGSGRVAVVQNGIIENHRSLRDQLTATGVEFRSETDTEVIPHLVGAELDRRVADGAAPTGTLLLEAVQTVLPQLQGAYALAVIWAEVPGSLVVARRAAPLLIGLGEGEFICASDTPALAGLTRTILPMEDGEVALLSPLGIELYNEAGERQQRTPTVLSNQEGVADKRDFRHFMLKEIHEQPETAALWVARHLPAGLTARNPVALPFEESFYDGVERIQILACGTSRHAAQVGAYLLEQFAGIPASVFYASEFRYAPPPLAPHTLTIGVTQSGETADTLAALAMEADRRQAHGDPAFASRQLGITNRPESSLARQVDAILDIGAGIEVGVAATKTFLGQLLAFYGLALAFAARRQGRSEAEIARLIDELRQLPAQLRQLVDEHDQRSEALAHRFADTQDVIFLGRGINYPIALEGALKLKEISYIHAEGYPAGEMKHGPIALLDSRVPVVSIAVPGVVFEKVLSNAQEAKARDARLIGVAPQGPDTELFDDLLPVPEVSEWISPLLTVVPMQLLSYHIAAHRGLDVDQPRNLAKSVTVE, encoded by the coding sequence ATGTGCGGAATCGTTGCGGTGATCGGCTCCAGGGAGGCTTCCCCCCTGTTGTTGGAAGGCCTGCGGCAGCTGGAATATCGCGGTTACGACTCCGCTGGTGTGGCCACCGTTGAACACGGTGCTCTCCACTGCGTCCGTGCCAAGGGGAAGTTGGTCAATCTCACCGCTCGGGTCGACCAGGACGGGGCTCCGGGGCACTGCGGTATCGGTCATACCCGCTGGGCAACCCACGGCAAGCCCGAGGAGCACAACGCCCATCCCCATCGCAATGGGTCGGGGCGGGTTGCTGTGGTGCAGAACGGCATCATCGAGAACCACCGCAGCCTCAGGGATCAGCTCACGGCCACCGGAGTGGAGTTCCGCTCCGAAACCGACACCGAGGTGATTCCCCATCTGGTGGGTGCAGAGCTGGATCGCCGGGTGGCGGATGGTGCGGCGCCCACCGGCACGTTGTTGTTGGAGGCCGTCCAGACAGTGCTTCCCCAGCTGCAAGGGGCCTATGCCCTGGCGGTGATCTGGGCGGAGGTGCCTGGTTCGTTGGTGGTGGCCCGCCGCGCTGCTCCCTTGCTGATTGGCTTGGGAGAAGGTGAATTCATCTGCGCCAGCGACACGCCGGCCTTGGCGGGTCTGACCCGCACGATCCTGCCGATGGAAGACGGCGAGGTGGCTTTGCTCAGCCCCCTCGGGATTGAGCTCTACAACGAAGCGGGTGAACGCCAGCAGCGGACGCCCACGGTGTTGAGTAATCAGGAAGGGGTCGCTGACAAGCGCGATTTCCGCCACTTCATGCTCAAGGAAATCCATGAGCAGCCGGAAACCGCAGCGCTTTGGGTGGCGCGTCATCTGCCCGCGGGGCTGACGGCAAGGAATCCAGTGGCGTTGCCGTTCGAGGAGAGCTTCTACGACGGCGTGGAGCGCATTCAGATCCTGGCCTGCGGCACCAGCCGTCACGCAGCCCAGGTGGGTGCCTATCTGCTGGAGCAGTTTGCGGGCATCCCAGCCAGCGTCTTTTACGCCAGTGAGTTTCGCTACGCCCCACCGCCGCTGGCGCCGCACACCCTCACCATCGGTGTGACCCAGTCGGGGGAAACCGCAGACACCCTGGCGGCGCTGGCGATGGAAGCCGACCGCCGTCAGGCCCATGGCGATCCGGCCTTTGCCAGCCGTCAGCTGGGCATCACCAACCGTCCGGAAAGCTCCCTGGCCCGTCAGGTCGACGCCATCCTCGATATCGGGGCAGGCATTGAGGTGGGTGTGGCGGCCACCAAGACTTTCCTCGGCCAGCTGCTGGCGTTTTATGGCCTGGCTCTGGCTTTTGCTGCCCGTCGTCAGGGGCGTAGTGAAGCCGAGATCGCGAGGTTGATTGATGAGCTGCGCCAGCTTCCAGCCCAGCTGCGTCAGCTGGTGGATGAGCACGATCAGCGATCAGAAGCCTTGGCCCACCGCTTTGCCGACACCCAGGACGTGATCTTCCTCGGTCGGGGCATTAATTACCCCATCGCCTTGGAAGGGGCGTTGAAATTGAAGGAGATCAGCTACATCCACGCCGAGGGCTATCCCGCCGGCGAGATGAAGCACGGCCCGATCGCGTTGCTCGATTCCCGGGTGCCCGTGGTGTCGATTGCGGTGCCCGGGGTGGTGTTTGAGAAGGTGCTGAGCAATGCCCAGGAGGCCAAAGCCCGGGATGCCCGCCTGATTGGCGTGGCTCCCCAAGGCCCCGATACAGAGTTGTTCGATGATCTGCTGCCGGTACCGGAGGTGAGCGAGTGGATCAGCCCCCTGCTCACGGTGGTGCCGATGCAGCTGCTCAGCTATCACATCGCTGCCCACCGCGGCCTGGATGTGGATCAGCCCCGCAATCTGGCCAAGAGCGTCACGGTGGAGTGA